In one Sesamum indicum cultivar Zhongzhi No. 13 linkage group LG12, S_indicum_v1.0, whole genome shotgun sequence genomic region, the following are encoded:
- the LOC105175291 gene encoding uncharacterized protein LOC105175291 isoform X1, whose amino-acid sequence MTKKPQASLKPGLSMRHVLCLGWKLVILVSIVLCLLAFLRIQQYSQSTDSSISAALPRKSRVLGYQFRVTPKIAFLFLVRRNLPLDFLWENFFENVEKRNFSIYVHSEPGFVFDESTTRSTVFFDRQLKNSIKVSWGEASMIEAERLLFEAALEDPANQRFVLLSDSCVPLYNFSYIYKYLMDSPRSFVDSFLDKKDVRYNPKMSPVIPKKKWRKGSQWVTLTRRHAEVIVDDEIVFPIFRKFCKRRPPIDSSRGKMNLKLQKQHNCIPDEHYVQTLLAMNDLEAELERRTVTYTLWNQSMANTENEAWHPYTFGYADSGPQQIRRIRDINHVFYETEFRTEWCSNNSTSVPCFLFARKFSQGAAMRLLSQGVVGNFDVSTLLEPPP is encoded by the exons ATGACGAAGAAGCCACAGGCCTCGTTGAAACCGGGTCTCTCGATGCGCCATGTGTTGTGTTTGGGGTGGAAGCTGGTGATTCTAGTTTCCATCGTTCTGTGTCTCTTGGCTTTTCTCAGAATCCAGCAGTATTCTCAATCCACTGATTCTTCTATTTCGGCTGCTCTGCCGAGGAAATCTCGTGTTCTGGGCTATCAGTTCAGGGTTACGCCCAAGATCGCGTTTCTATTTCTGGTTCGACGAAATTTGCCCCTCGACTTCCTCTGGGAAAACTTCTTCGAG AATGTGGAGAAGAGAAACTTTTCGATATATGTACATTCTGAGCCTGGTTTTGTATTTGATGAATCGACTACAAGGTCAACTGTCTTTTTTGATCGGCAATTGAAAAACAGCATTAag GTATCCTGGGGAGAAGCAAGCATGATTGAAGCTGAGAGGTTACTATTTGAAGCAGCTCTTGAGGATCCTGCAAATCAAAGATTTGTTCTCTTATCAGACAG CTGTGTTCCTTTGTACAACTTCAgctatatttacaaatatctgATGGATTCTCCGAGAAGTTTTGTGGACAg CTTTCTTGATAAAAAGGATGTTCGCTACAATCCAAAGATGTCACCAGTCATACCCAAGAAGAAATGGCGAAAAGGGTCACAG TGGGTCACCTTAACTCGAAGGCATGCAGAGGTTATTGTAGATGATGAAATTGTATTTCCAATCTTCAGAAAGTTCTGCAAG AGACGACCACCAATTGATTCAAGCAGAGGCAAGATGAATCTT AAACTTCAGAAACAGCACAACTGTATACCAGATGAACATTATGTGCAGACCTTACTCGCA ATGAATGATCTTGAAGCTGAGCTTGAAAGAAGAACAGTTACTTACACTTTATGGAACCAATCCATGGCAAATACAGAAAATGAAGCTTGGCATCCCTATACTTTTGGCTATGCAGATTCAGGACCTCAACAAATTAGAAGAATAAGG GATATCAACCACGTATTCTATGAAACCGAATTCAGAACTGAGTGGTGCAGTAATAATTCTACATCTGTGCCTTGTTTTTTATTCGCAAGGAAATTTTCTCAAGGAGCTGCCATGCGCCTTTTGAGTCAAGGAGTAGTAGGTAACTTTGATGTCTCCACATTACTGGAGCCACCAccatag
- the LOC105175291 gene encoding uncharacterized protein LOC105175291 isoform X2 produces the protein MTKKPQASLKPGLSMRHVLCLGWKLVILVSIVLCLLAFLRIQQYSQSTDSSISAALPRKSRVLGYQFRVTPKIAFLFLVRRNLPLDFLWENFFENVEKRNFSIYVHSEPGFVFDESTTRSTVFFDRQLKNSIKVSWGEASMIEAERLLFEAALEDPANQRFVLLSDSCVPLYNFSYIYKYLMDSPRSFVDSFLDKKDVRYNPKMSPVIPKKKWRKGSQWVTLTRRHAEVIVDDEIVFPIFRKFCKRRPPIDSSRGKMNL, from the exons ATGACGAAGAAGCCACAGGCCTCGTTGAAACCGGGTCTCTCGATGCGCCATGTGTTGTGTTTGGGGTGGAAGCTGGTGATTCTAGTTTCCATCGTTCTGTGTCTCTTGGCTTTTCTCAGAATCCAGCAGTATTCTCAATCCACTGATTCTTCTATTTCGGCTGCTCTGCCGAGGAAATCTCGTGTTCTGGGCTATCAGTTCAGGGTTACGCCCAAGATCGCGTTTCTATTTCTGGTTCGACGAAATTTGCCCCTCGACTTCCTCTGGGAAAACTTCTTCGAG AATGTGGAGAAGAGAAACTTTTCGATATATGTACATTCTGAGCCTGGTTTTGTATTTGATGAATCGACTACAAGGTCAACTGTCTTTTTTGATCGGCAATTGAAAAACAGCATTAag GTATCCTGGGGAGAAGCAAGCATGATTGAAGCTGAGAGGTTACTATTTGAAGCAGCTCTTGAGGATCCTGCAAATCAAAGATTTGTTCTCTTATCAGACAG CTGTGTTCCTTTGTACAACTTCAgctatatttacaaatatctgATGGATTCTCCGAGAAGTTTTGTGGACAg CTTTCTTGATAAAAAGGATGTTCGCTACAATCCAAAGATGTCACCAGTCATACCCAAGAAGAAATGGCGAAAAGGGTCACAG TGGGTCACCTTAACTCGAAGGCATGCAGAGGTTATTGTAGATGATGAAATTGTATTTCCAATCTTCAGAAAGTTCTGCAAG AGACGACCACCAATTGATTCAAGCAGAGGCAAGATGAATCTT TAG
- the LOC105175288 gene encoding serine/threonine-protein kinase HT1 yields MAASCFNPFRMRKNKSRSSSFPSSSKSQLYGDTNNMEKKRFDSLESWSMILDSENIETWETSKDDQEEYMADLSQLFIGNKFASGAHSRIYRGIYKQRAVAVKMVRIPTHKEETRALLEQQFKSEVALLSRLYHPNIVQFIAACKKPPVYCIITEYMSQGTLRMYLNKKEPYSLSTETILRLALDISRGMEYLHSQGVIHRDLKSNNLLLNDEMRVKVADFGTSCLETQCREAKGNMGTYRWMAPEMIKEKPYTRKVDVYSFGIVLWELTTALLPFQGMTPVQAAFAVAEKNERPPLVASCQPALAHLIKRCWAANPSKRPDFSEIVRALEKYDQCVKEGLPLTLHSGLVSRNAILERLKGCVSMSSSISVQA; encoded by the exons ATGGCTGCGTCGTGTTTCAATCCATTTCGGATGCGGAAGAACAAGAGCAGATCTTCATCATTTCCTTCATCTTCAAAAAGCCAGTTGTATGGTGATACTAATAATATGGAGAAGAAGAGATTCGACAGTCTGGAATCATGGTCCATGATTTTGGATTCCGAGAACATCGAAACATGGGAGACATCTAAGGATGATCAAGAGGAATATATGGCTGATCTTTCTCAGTTGTTTATAGGTAATAAATTTGCTTCTGGAGCACACAGTAGAATCTACAGAGGAATCTACAAACAGAGAGCTGTTGCAGTAAAAATGGTGAGGATCCCAACTCATAAGGAGGAGACTAGAGCTTTGCTCGAGCAGCAGTTTAAGAGCGAGGTTGCCCTGCTTTCGCGCTTATATCATCCCAATATAGTTCAG TTTATTGCTGCATGTAAGAAGCCCCCGGTATACTGCATCATTACAGAATACATGTCACAAGGGACTCTAAGAATGTATCTCAACAAGAAAGAGCCTTACTCCCTTTCAACTGAGACCATTCTGAGATTAGCCCTTGATATATCAAGAGGAATGGAGTATCTTCATTCACAAGGTGTGATACACAGAGACCTCAAATCGAACAACTTGCTTTTGAACGATGAGATGCGTGTTAAGGTTGCAGATTTCGGCACCTCTTGCCTGGAAACACAGTGCAGGGAAGCCAAGGGAAACATGGGGACTTACCGATGGATGGCACCCGAGATGATCAAGGAGAAACCTTACACTCGGAAAGTTGATGTTTATAGCTTCGGGATTGTGCTGTGGGAGCTTACAACAGCGTTGCTTCCTTTTCAAGGAATGACCCCTGTGCAAGCTGCTTTTGCTGTGGCTGAAAAG AATGAGAGGCCGCCTTTAGTGGCAAGTTGTCAACCGGCGCTCGCTCACCTCATAAAGCGCTGCTGGGCCGCGAACCCCTCAAAGAGGCCAGATTTTAGTGAAATCGTGCGTGCACTAGAGAAGTACGACCAGTGCGTAAAGGAGGGACTCCCTCTGACTCTGCACTCGGGGCTCGTGAGCCGGAACGCGATTCTTGAACGCCTAAAAGGTTGTGTATCAATGAGTTCATCCATATCTGTACAGGCCTAA